From Sulfurovum zhangzhouensis, one genomic window encodes:
- a CDS encoding DUF58 domain-containing protein, whose protein sequence is MNQAAKKIVLKTKKQVYGDMLGNNASLFQGEGFEFAELREYVYGDDVRKIDWKTTAKLGKPYVKIYKEERELNVVVVSMLGGSMYFGTVKQKSDIMAELVATLGFSAVKNSDLFTHILFADTLYERSKPSKKHFSIHKAVEDVTEFEPLGKESDFDKLTEMLNTRLKKKSLLFILSDFIGDIDLKLLSVKHDVVAVIIRDRFEEDPSELGYLRLIDMESKKSFESDINTGALNAYKKAIHQNDEKLYKQFKKQGVRFVKVYTHEDPALKLMKSMRRV, encoded by the coding sequence ATGAATCAAGCAGCTAAAAAGATCGTTCTCAAAACCAAAAAGCAGGTCTATGGTGACATGCTTGGAAATAATGCTTCATTATTCCAAGGTGAGGGGTTTGAGTTTGCAGAACTCCGAGAATATGTTTATGGCGATGATGTCAGAAAGATCGACTGGAAGACCACGGCGAAGCTGGGAAAACCTTATGTTAAGATCTATAAAGAGGAACGGGAACTCAATGTTGTGGTAGTTTCGATGCTTGGCGGGTCGATGTACTTTGGCACCGTGAAGCAAAAGAGTGATATTATGGCTGAACTGGTTGCAACCCTTGGATTCTCTGCTGTGAAAAACAGTGATCTTTTTACCCATATTCTTTTTGCCGATACGCTCTATGAACGCAGTAAACCAAGTAAAAAACACTTCTCTATTCATAAAGCAGTAGAAGATGTCACAGAGTTTGAACCGTTAGGAAAAGAATCAGATTTTGACAAACTCACAGAGATGCTCAACACCCGTCTCAAAAAGAAGTCTTTGCTTTTTATCCTTTCAGACTTTATCGGAGATATCGATCTCAAACTTTTGAGTGTAAAACATGATGTTGTTGCTGTGATCATCAGGGATCGGTTTGAAGAAGATCCAAGCGAACTTGGTTATCTAAGGCTGATTGATATGGAGAGCAAAAAAAGTTTCGAAAGTGATATCAATACAGGCGCTTTGAATGCATATAAAAAAGCGATCCACCAGAATGATGAGAAGTTGTATAAACAGTTTAAGAAACAGGGAGTACGCTTTGTCAAAGTCTATACACATGAAGACCCTGCATTAAAATTGATGAAATCAATGAGGAGAGTATAA
- a CDS encoding AAA family ATPase, with amino-acid sequence MSQVIQNIKKEISKVLVGQDKMVEGLLAGLLCRGHILLEGVPGLAKTTAVNALSKTLGLNFKRVQFTPDLLPSDIIGTEIYDPSNNSFKIKKGPVFTNLLLADEINRAPAKVQSALLEVMQERQVTIGDDTFKIDLPFLVMATQNPVEQEGAYELPEAQLDRFMMKVVVGYNTKEEELEIARRVANNGFEEIHQVASLDDLETIRKEALGVHMDEEVEAYIIELVHATREPKEYGLEELESYIEFGASPRASIDMYKAARAIAYLKGQDYVSPIEVAYIAKEVLRHRIILSYEAQAEDITQDMIIEKILAAVPIP; translated from the coding sequence TTGAGTCAGGTCATACAAAATATTAAAAAAGAAATTTCCAAAGTTCTTGTCGGACAAGATAAAATGGTTGAAGGATTGTTGGCTGGTCTTTTATGTAGAGGGCATATCCTTCTGGAAGGTGTTCCCGGGCTGGCAAAGACTACAGCGGTAAACGCACTGTCTAAGACACTTGGACTGAACTTTAAGCGTGTACAATTTACTCCAGATCTTCTTCCTTCAGATATTATAGGAACAGAGATCTATGATCCTTCCAATAACTCTTTCAAGATCAAAAAAGGCCCGGTATTCACTAATCTTCTTTTGGCCGATGAGATCAACCGTGCACCTGCGAAGGTACAGTCGGCATTACTCGAAGTAATGCAGGAACGTCAGGTGACCATCGGTGATGATACTTTTAAGATCGATCTTCCTTTTTTGGTTATGGCTACACAAAACCCAGTAGAACAAGAGGGAGCGTATGAGCTTCCTGAAGCACAACTGGATCGTTTTATGATGAAAGTAGTGGTAGGCTATAACACAAAAGAAGAGGAGCTGGAGATCGCCCGAAGGGTAGCCAATAACGGTTTTGAGGAGATCCATCAGGTTGCAAGTCTTGATGATCTTGAGACGATCCGTAAAGAAGCACTTGGGGTACATATGGATGAAGAGGTTGAAGCTTATATCATAGAACTGGTGCATGCAACACGTGAACCAAAAGAATATGGGCTTGAAGAGCTTGAATCTTATATTGAGTTTGGAGCAAGTCCAAGAGCAAGTATCGATATGTATAAGGCTGCACGTGCAATTGCCTACTTAAAAGGTCAGGATTATGTTTCACCTATCGAGGTGGCATATATCGCCAAAGAGGTCCTTCGGCATCGTATCATCCTCAGCTATGAAGCACAGGCTGAAGATATCACACAAGATATGATCATTGAAAAGATTTTAGCGGCAGTACCGATCCCATAG
- a CDS encoding outer membrane beta-barrel protein — translation MRDIRNKLVWTTIAAMVLQNTLYAGGKNIAPVLSPVAEIPQFRDPSPWYMGVGLVKLNYNGCRSNCEFEDITYGMMVRGGYEYNQHIGLEARGIWTGWEAEGAELEHHFGIFLKPMAPVGEDFNVYGLLGYGKTKIGGSYERAAMDESGFSWGVGIEYDLSGKEDDKEEYTIYDRAFDGQADQEKGWGIFIDYEVPLVNKQNAGGGDVDLYVISFGVTYDF, via the coding sequence ATGAGAGATATAAGAAATAAACTTGTATGGACAACAATAGCAGCGATGGTCCTACAAAATACATTGTATGCAGGAGGAAAGAATATTGCTCCTGTTCTGTCACCGGTAGCAGAGATCCCTCAGTTTCGTGATCCATCTCCTTGGTACATGGGGGTAGGTCTGGTAAAACTCAACTATAATGGATGCAGAAGCAACTGTGAGTTTGAAGATATTACCTACGGAATGATGGTTCGTGGCGGATATGAGTATAACCAGCATATCGGGCTTGAAGCCAGAGGTATATGGACAGGTTGGGAAGCCGAAGGCGCAGAGCTTGAACACCATTTTGGAATCTTTCTTAAACCAATGGCTCCGGTAGGTGAAGATTTCAATGTGTATGGACTTTTAGGATACGGTAAGACAAAGATCGGCGGATCGTATGAGAGAGCAGCTATGGATGAGAGCGGTTTTTCGTGGGGTGTAGGTATTGAATATGATCTTTCAGGTAAAGAAGATGATAAAGAAGAATACACAATTTACGATAGAGCATTTGACGGTCAAGCAGATCAGGAGAAGGGGTGGGGAATTTTTATAGATTACGAAGTACCTTTGGTGAACAAACAAAATGCCGGTGGAGGTGATGTTGATCTGTATGTGATTAGTTTCGGGGTAACATACGATTTCTAA